The following coding sequences lie in one Phalacrocorax aristotelis chromosome 4, bGulAri2.1, whole genome shotgun sequence genomic window:
- the LOC142056858 gene encoding protein O-GlcNAcase-like isoform X2, translated as MGQGCCLKVLPSCNVGFYGRPWSMEQRKLLFQWLKRWGLNCYMYAPKDELKHRLLWREPYTEHEAACMRSLIEAAQDQGVEFVFAISAGQDMVFSSAGDRLLLQQKLRQVAAMGCHSFALLFDDIDPCMCQADRDVFPSLAQAQASVANEVYQELGQPSVFLFCPTEYCSSLCSPSPSQSCYLLTLGQELLPGIGVIWTGPKVVSQELSATLLEEVEGVLQRRPIIWDNLYANDYDCRRVFLGPYTGRAPGLMPRLRGLLLNPNCELQANFIPIHTLGSWFQSELGSCAHADHTGMETAAALGDSQGPPEGSYSSQEALELALHDWVAEINQQALEPGRTPGHPSISLKGGTRLQLGTEGGQEVMPDPQPHNSVPSGADQHGPEPCSVAPGEGMRKVTSEPKKGSGSRTPAGSRQSPTGDGDQLTAESRASCEPSSALPTVAGSAQSAGTPVATETLHSPAPPMCCSSGANTSQNLPLPTSDARTGDGSSPQPPSSMQPEVSRADTPPGPGAGASPGSPVPLTDGAGASPDPPVPLTDGAGASPDPPVPLTDGAGASPGPMAPLTPEEARSSPMALLTLEAAGSGPMVPLTPKEARTSPTASMTPMETGSVPAALLTLEEARSNSTAPLTLGEVRMLVELFYLPYHHGPLAQHLLEHFRWLRANSLSVGVPATAPDAGEGTQWRSRAQSFQLLCAQTCRLHSRFVSSAGRALLYDLHPYLWDIRNMLLAASAFILWLDGHLLCDPDPKGTWGSCFGWCQSITAPILLGGDAEPWARRGGLFGEFQALLPVGNSCDLFYHPPPLFPSSQLYLLRPLLPLDKGELYRMCQESLDCDPKVAEILAAHPDLLGDRLLGSFLSLSPEYTFVLEDEGGPCGYAAGALCAEGFLQQRDSSWLPAIRHKYPRDLGTGAPVLGQDALEEALLFFHTEPPAVPLPVLRRFPSLVQLGTAPRVLDVGASRSLAICLLSALRANGSRGVFCEVSAADRQQLSFYSKLGFVALPVAWGSSPGARLLGRLL; from the exons GCTGAAACGCTGGGGACTGAACTGCTACATGTATGCGCCCAAGGATGAGCTGAAGCACCGGCTGCTCTGGCGAGAGCCCTACACAGAGCATGAGGCAG CCTGTATGCGGTCTCTCATCGAAGCTGCCCAAGACCAGGGTGTGGAGTTTGTTTTTGCCATTTCTGCTGGCCAGGACATGGTGTTTTCAAGTGCCGGGGATCGgcttctgctgcagcaaaaaCTCAGGCAG GTGGCTGCCATGGGGTGCCACTCCTTCGCGCTGCTCTTCGACGACATCGACCCCTGCATGTGCCAAGCTGACAGAGATGTCTTCCcctccctggcacaggctcAGGCCTCTGTGGCCAACGAGGTGTACCAGGAGCTGGGCCAACCCTCCGTCTTCCTTTTCTGCCCTACAG AGTACTGCAGTTCTCTGtgctctcccagccccagccagtcCTGCTACTTGTTGACCCTTGGCCAGGAGCTGCTCCCAGGGATTGGTGTCATCTGGACAG GCCCAAAGGTGGTGTCACAGGAGCTCTCAGCCAcactgctggaggaggtggagggTGTCCTGCAGCGCCGCCCCATCATCTGGGACAACCTGTATGCCAATGACTATGACTGCAGACGTGTCTTCCTGGGCCCCTACACGGGACGTGCCCCCGGCCTCATGCCCAGGCTCCGTGGGCTGCTCCTCAACCCCAACTGCGAGCTCCAGGCCAACTTCATCCCCATACACACATTGGGCAGCTGGTTTCAGAGCGAGCTGGGGAGCTGTGCTCATGCTGATCACACAG GGATGGAGACTGCGGCAGCCCTGGGAGACAGCCAAGGCCCACCGGAGGGAAGCTACAGCTCCCAGGAGGCCTTGGAGCTGGCGTTGCATGACTGGGTGGCAGAGATAAACCAGCAGGCCTTGGAGCCAG GAAGGACCCCAGGACACCCCAGCATCAGCCTCAAGGGAGGAACGAGGCTGCAGCTTGGCACAGAGGGAGGACAGGAGGTCATGCctgacccccagccccacaacTCTGTTCCCAGTGGGGCAGATCAGCATGGCCCTGAGCCCTGCAGCGTGGCACCAGGAGAAGGAATGAGGAAGGTGACCTCGGAGCCCAAGAAGggcagtgggagcaggacacccgCTGGCAGTCGGCAAAGCCCTACAGGGGATGGGGACCAGCTCACCGCGGAGAGCAGAGCGAGCTGTGAgccctcctctgctctgcctacTGTGGCTGGGAGTGCCCAGTCTGCAGGAACCCCAGTGGCTACGGAGACTCTccacagcccagccccacccatgtgctgcagcagtggggCCAACACCAGCCAGAACCTTCCCCTACCCACCAGTGATGCCAGGACAGGGGATGgcagctccccccagccccccagcagTATGCAGCCTGAGGTCAGCAGGGCTGACACACccccagggcctggggcaggtGCCAGCCCTGGCTCCCCAGTACCACTCACTGATGGGGCTGGTGCCAGCCCTGACCCCCCAGTACCACTCACTGATGGGGCTGGTGCCAGCCCTGACCCCCCAGTACCGCTCACTGATGGGGCTGgtgccagccctggccccaTGGCACCATTGACCCCAGAGGAGGCCAGGTCCAGCCCCATGGCTCTGCTGACCCTGGAGGCGGCTGGATCTGGCCCCATGGTACCACTGACCCCCAAGGAGGCCAGAACCAGCCCTACAGCATCAATGACCCCCATGGAGACTGGGTCTGTCCCTGCGGCACTGCTGACCCTTGAGGAGGCCAGGTCCAATTCCACAGCACCACTGACCCTGGGGGAGGTGCGCATGCTGGTGGAGCTCTTCTACCTGCCCTACCATCATGGGCCACTGGCGCAGCATCTCCTGGAGCACTTTCGGTGGCTCCGAGCAAACAGCCTCAGTGTGGGGGTCCCAGCCACGGCACCCGATGCCGGCGAG GGCACACAGTGGCGCAGCCGAGCCCAGTCcttccagctgctctgtgctcagACATGCCGCCTGCACAGCCGCTTCGTCAGCAGCGCCGGACGGGCACTGCTCTACGACCTCCACCCCTACCTCTGGGACATCCGCAAcatgctgctggctgccagtgCCTTCATCCTCTGGCTGG ATGGCCACCTCCTCTGCGACCCTGACCCCAAGGGCACCTGGGGAAGCTGCTTTGGCT ggTGCCAGAGCATCACTGCCCCGATCCTGCTGGGGGGAGACGCTGAGCCCTGGGCACGTCGTGGGGGCCTCTTTGGAGAATTCCAG GCACTGCTGCCTGTGGGGAACAGCTGTGACCTCTTCTACCACCCACCTCCGCTCTTCCCATCCAGCCAGCTGTACCTCCTGCGCCCGCTGCTGCCCCTGGACAAG GGAGAGCTTTACCGAATGTGCCAGGAGAGTTTGGACTGTGACCCCAAAGTCGCGGAGATCCTCGCAGCCCACCCTGATCTCCTCGGTGACAG gctgctgggcagcttCCTGAGCCTGAGCCCCGAGTACACATTTGTGCTGGAGGATGAGGGTGGTCCATGTGGCTATGCAGCCGGAGCACTCTGCGCCGAAGGCTTCCTGCAACAGCGAGACAGCAGCTGGCTGCCAGCCATACGGCACAAATACCCCCGAGACCTGGGCACAGGTGCCCCGGTTCTGGGACAG GATGCCCTGGAAGAAGCGCTGCTCTTCTTCCACACAGAGCCAccagctgtgcccctgcctgtgctgcgGCGCTTCCCCTCCCTGGTGCAGCTGGGCACAGCCCCCCGTGTGCTGGATGTGGGGGCCAGTCGCAGCCTGGCTATCTGCCTGCTGAGTGCACTCAGGGCCAACG GGTCGCGGGGAGTGTTTTGCGAGGTCAGTGCCGCTGACCGGCAGCAGCTGAGCTTCTACAGCAAGCTGGGCTTTGTCGCCCTGCCAGTGGCCTGGGGCAGCTCTCCTGGTGCGCGGCTCCTGGGACGTCTCCTCTGA
- the LOC142056858 gene encoding protein O-GlcNAcase-like isoform X1 has protein sequence MGQGCCLKVLPSCNVGFYGRPWSMEQRKLLFQWLKRWGLNCYMYAPKDELKHRLLWREPYTEHEAACMRSLIEAAQDQGVEFVFAISAGQDMVFSSAGDRLLLQQKLRQVAAMGCHSFALLFDDIDPCMCQADRDVFPSLAQAQASVANEVYQELGQPSVFLFCPTEYCSSLCSPSPSQSCYLLTLGQELLPGIGVIWTGPKVVSQELSATLLEEVEGVLQRRPIIWDNLYANDYDCRRVFLGPYTGRAPGLMPRLRGLLLNPNCELQANFIPIHTLGSWFQSELGSCAHADHTGMETAAALGDSQGPPEGSYSSQEALELALHDWVAEINQQALEPGGRTPGHPSISLKGGTRLQLGTEGGQEVMPDPQPHNSVPSGADQHGPEPCSVAPGEGMRKVTSEPKKGSGSRTPAGSRQSPTGDGDQLTAESRASCEPSSALPTVAGSAQSAGTPVATETLHSPAPPMCCSSGANTSQNLPLPTSDARTGDGSSPQPPSSMQPEVSRADTPPGPGAGASPGSPVPLTDGAGASPDPPVPLTDGAGASPDPPVPLTDGAGASPGPMAPLTPEEARSSPMALLTLEAAGSGPMVPLTPKEARTSPTASMTPMETGSVPAALLTLEEARSNSTAPLTLGEVRMLVELFYLPYHHGPLAQHLLEHFRWLRANSLSVGVPATAPDAGEGTQWRSRAQSFQLLCAQTCRLHSRFVSSAGRALLYDLHPYLWDIRNMLLAASAFILWLDGHLLCDPDPKGTWGSCFGWCQSITAPILLGGDAEPWARRGGLFGEFQALLPVGNSCDLFYHPPPLFPSSQLYLLRPLLPLDKGELYRMCQESLDCDPKVAEILAAHPDLLGDRLLGSFLSLSPEYTFVLEDEGGPCGYAAGALCAEGFLQQRDSSWLPAIRHKYPRDLGTGAPVLGQDALEEALLFFHTEPPAVPLPVLRRFPSLVQLGTAPRVLDVGASRSLAICLLSALRANGSRGVFCEVSAADRQQLSFYSKLGFVALPVAWGSSPGARLLGRLL, from the exons GCTGAAACGCTGGGGACTGAACTGCTACATGTATGCGCCCAAGGATGAGCTGAAGCACCGGCTGCTCTGGCGAGAGCCCTACACAGAGCATGAGGCAG CCTGTATGCGGTCTCTCATCGAAGCTGCCCAAGACCAGGGTGTGGAGTTTGTTTTTGCCATTTCTGCTGGCCAGGACATGGTGTTTTCAAGTGCCGGGGATCGgcttctgctgcagcaaaaaCTCAGGCAG GTGGCTGCCATGGGGTGCCACTCCTTCGCGCTGCTCTTCGACGACATCGACCCCTGCATGTGCCAAGCTGACAGAGATGTCTTCCcctccctggcacaggctcAGGCCTCTGTGGCCAACGAGGTGTACCAGGAGCTGGGCCAACCCTCCGTCTTCCTTTTCTGCCCTACAG AGTACTGCAGTTCTCTGtgctctcccagccccagccagtcCTGCTACTTGTTGACCCTTGGCCAGGAGCTGCTCCCAGGGATTGGTGTCATCTGGACAG GCCCAAAGGTGGTGTCACAGGAGCTCTCAGCCAcactgctggaggaggtggagggTGTCCTGCAGCGCCGCCCCATCATCTGGGACAACCTGTATGCCAATGACTATGACTGCAGACGTGTCTTCCTGGGCCCCTACACGGGACGTGCCCCCGGCCTCATGCCCAGGCTCCGTGGGCTGCTCCTCAACCCCAACTGCGAGCTCCAGGCCAACTTCATCCCCATACACACATTGGGCAGCTGGTTTCAGAGCGAGCTGGGGAGCTGTGCTCATGCTGATCACACAG GGATGGAGACTGCGGCAGCCCTGGGAGACAGCCAAGGCCCACCGGAGGGAAGCTACAGCTCCCAGGAGGCCTTGGAGCTGGCGTTGCATGACTGGGTGGCAGAGATAAACCAGCAGGCCTTGGAGCCAG GAGGAAGGACCCCAGGACACCCCAGCATCAGCCTCAAGGGAGGAACGAGGCTGCAGCTTGGCACAGAGGGAGGACAGGAGGTCATGCctgacccccagccccacaacTCTGTTCCCAGTGGGGCAGATCAGCATGGCCCTGAGCCCTGCAGCGTGGCACCAGGAGAAGGAATGAGGAAGGTGACCTCGGAGCCCAAGAAGggcagtgggagcaggacacccgCTGGCAGTCGGCAAAGCCCTACAGGGGATGGGGACCAGCTCACCGCGGAGAGCAGAGCGAGCTGTGAgccctcctctgctctgcctacTGTGGCTGGGAGTGCCCAGTCTGCAGGAACCCCAGTGGCTACGGAGACTCTccacagcccagccccacccatgtgctgcagcagtggggCCAACACCAGCCAGAACCTTCCCCTACCCACCAGTGATGCCAGGACAGGGGATGgcagctccccccagccccccagcagTATGCAGCCTGAGGTCAGCAGGGCTGACACACccccagggcctggggcaggtGCCAGCCCTGGCTCCCCAGTACCACTCACTGATGGGGCTGGTGCCAGCCCTGACCCCCCAGTACCACTCACTGATGGGGCTGGTGCCAGCCCTGACCCCCCAGTACCGCTCACTGATGGGGCTGgtgccagccctggccccaTGGCACCATTGACCCCAGAGGAGGCCAGGTCCAGCCCCATGGCTCTGCTGACCCTGGAGGCGGCTGGATCTGGCCCCATGGTACCACTGACCCCCAAGGAGGCCAGAACCAGCCCTACAGCATCAATGACCCCCATGGAGACTGGGTCTGTCCCTGCGGCACTGCTGACCCTTGAGGAGGCCAGGTCCAATTCCACAGCACCACTGACCCTGGGGGAGGTGCGCATGCTGGTGGAGCTCTTCTACCTGCCCTACCATCATGGGCCACTGGCGCAGCATCTCCTGGAGCACTTTCGGTGGCTCCGAGCAAACAGCCTCAGTGTGGGGGTCCCAGCCACGGCACCCGATGCCGGCGAG GGCACACAGTGGCGCAGCCGAGCCCAGTCcttccagctgctctgtgctcagACATGCCGCCTGCACAGCCGCTTCGTCAGCAGCGCCGGACGGGCACTGCTCTACGACCTCCACCCCTACCTCTGGGACATCCGCAAcatgctgctggctgccagtgCCTTCATCCTCTGGCTGG ATGGCCACCTCCTCTGCGACCCTGACCCCAAGGGCACCTGGGGAAGCTGCTTTGGCT ggTGCCAGAGCATCACTGCCCCGATCCTGCTGGGGGGAGACGCTGAGCCCTGGGCACGTCGTGGGGGCCTCTTTGGAGAATTCCAG GCACTGCTGCCTGTGGGGAACAGCTGTGACCTCTTCTACCACCCACCTCCGCTCTTCCCATCCAGCCAGCTGTACCTCCTGCGCCCGCTGCTGCCCCTGGACAAG GGAGAGCTTTACCGAATGTGCCAGGAGAGTTTGGACTGTGACCCCAAAGTCGCGGAGATCCTCGCAGCCCACCCTGATCTCCTCGGTGACAG gctgctgggcagcttCCTGAGCCTGAGCCCCGAGTACACATTTGTGCTGGAGGATGAGGGTGGTCCATGTGGCTATGCAGCCGGAGCACTCTGCGCCGAAGGCTTCCTGCAACAGCGAGACAGCAGCTGGCTGCCAGCCATACGGCACAAATACCCCCGAGACCTGGGCACAGGTGCCCCGGTTCTGGGACAG GATGCCCTGGAAGAAGCGCTGCTCTTCTTCCACACAGAGCCAccagctgtgcccctgcctgtgctgcgGCGCTTCCCCTCCCTGGTGCAGCTGGGCACAGCCCCCCGTGTGCTGGATGTGGGGGCCAGTCGCAGCCTGGCTATCTGCCTGCTGAGTGCACTCAGGGCCAACG GGTCGCGGGGAGTGTTTTGCGAGGTCAGTGCCGCTGACCGGCAGCAGCTGAGCTTCTACAGCAAGCTGGGCTTTGTCGCCCTGCCAGTGGCCTGGGGCAGCTCTCCTGGTGCGCGGCTCCTGGGACGTCTCCTCTGA
- the LOC142056858 gene encoding protein O-GlcNAcase-like isoform X3 codes for MAGRPRFFCGVVEGFYGRPWSMEQRKLLFQWLKRWGLNCYMYAPKDELKHRLLWREPYTEHEAACMRSLIEAAQDQGVEFVFAISAGQDMVFSSAGDRLLLQQKLRQVAAMGCHSFALLFDDIDPCMCQADRDVFPSLAQAQASVANEVYQELGQPSVFLFCPTEYCSSLCSPSPSQSCYLLTLGQELLPGIGVIWTGPKVVSQELSATLLEEVEGVLQRRPIIWDNLYANDYDCRRVFLGPYTGRAPGLMPRLRGLLLNPNCELQANFIPIHTLGSWFQSELGSCAHADHTGMETAAALGDSQGPPEGSYSSQEALELALHDWVAEINQQALEPGGRTPGHPSISLKGGTRLQLGTEGGQEVMPDPQPHNSVPSGADQHGPEPCSVAPGEGMRKVTSEPKKGSGSRTPAGSRQSPTGDGDQLTAESRASCEPSSALPTVAGSAQSAGTPVATETLHSPAPPMCCSSGANTSQNLPLPTSDARTGDGSSPQPPSSMQPEVSRADTPPGPGAGASPGSPVPLTDGAGASPDPPVPLTDGAGASPDPPVPLTDGAGASPGPMAPLTPEEARSSPMALLTLEAAGSGPMVPLTPKEARTSPTASMTPMETGSVPAALLTLEEARSNSTAPLTLGEVRMLVELFYLPYHHGPLAQHLLEHFRWLRANSLSVGVPATAPDAGEGTQWRSRAQSFQLLCAQTCRLHSRFVSSAGRALLYDLHPYLWDIRNMLLAASAFILWLDGHLLCDPDPKGTWGSCFGWCQSITAPILLGGDAEPWARRGGLFGEFQALLPVGNSCDLFYHPPPLFPSSQLYLLRPLLPLDKGELYRMCQESLDCDPKVAEILAAHPDLLGDRLLGSFLSLSPEYTFVLEDEGGPCGYAAGALCAEGFLQQRDSSWLPAIRHKYPRDLGTGAPVLGQDALEEALLFFHTEPPAVPLPVLRRFPSLVQLGTAPRVLDVGASRSLAICLLSALRANGSRGVFCEVSAADRQQLSFYSKLGFVALPVAWGSSPGARLLGRLL; via the exons GCTGAAACGCTGGGGACTGAACTGCTACATGTATGCGCCCAAGGATGAGCTGAAGCACCGGCTGCTCTGGCGAGAGCCCTACACAGAGCATGAGGCAG CCTGTATGCGGTCTCTCATCGAAGCTGCCCAAGACCAGGGTGTGGAGTTTGTTTTTGCCATTTCTGCTGGCCAGGACATGGTGTTTTCAAGTGCCGGGGATCGgcttctgctgcagcaaaaaCTCAGGCAG GTGGCTGCCATGGGGTGCCACTCCTTCGCGCTGCTCTTCGACGACATCGACCCCTGCATGTGCCAAGCTGACAGAGATGTCTTCCcctccctggcacaggctcAGGCCTCTGTGGCCAACGAGGTGTACCAGGAGCTGGGCCAACCCTCCGTCTTCCTTTTCTGCCCTACAG AGTACTGCAGTTCTCTGtgctctcccagccccagccagtcCTGCTACTTGTTGACCCTTGGCCAGGAGCTGCTCCCAGGGATTGGTGTCATCTGGACAG GCCCAAAGGTGGTGTCACAGGAGCTCTCAGCCAcactgctggaggaggtggagggTGTCCTGCAGCGCCGCCCCATCATCTGGGACAACCTGTATGCCAATGACTATGACTGCAGACGTGTCTTCCTGGGCCCCTACACGGGACGTGCCCCCGGCCTCATGCCCAGGCTCCGTGGGCTGCTCCTCAACCCCAACTGCGAGCTCCAGGCCAACTTCATCCCCATACACACATTGGGCAGCTGGTTTCAGAGCGAGCTGGGGAGCTGTGCTCATGCTGATCACACAG GGATGGAGACTGCGGCAGCCCTGGGAGACAGCCAAGGCCCACCGGAGGGAAGCTACAGCTCCCAGGAGGCCTTGGAGCTGGCGTTGCATGACTGGGTGGCAGAGATAAACCAGCAGGCCTTGGAGCCAG GAGGAAGGACCCCAGGACACCCCAGCATCAGCCTCAAGGGAGGAACGAGGCTGCAGCTTGGCACAGAGGGAGGACAGGAGGTCATGCctgacccccagccccacaacTCTGTTCCCAGTGGGGCAGATCAGCATGGCCCTGAGCCCTGCAGCGTGGCACCAGGAGAAGGAATGAGGAAGGTGACCTCGGAGCCCAAGAAGggcagtgggagcaggacacccgCTGGCAGTCGGCAAAGCCCTACAGGGGATGGGGACCAGCTCACCGCGGAGAGCAGAGCGAGCTGTGAgccctcctctgctctgcctacTGTGGCTGGGAGTGCCCAGTCTGCAGGAACCCCAGTGGCTACGGAGACTCTccacagcccagccccacccatgtgctgcagcagtggggCCAACACCAGCCAGAACCTTCCCCTACCCACCAGTGATGCCAGGACAGGGGATGgcagctccccccagccccccagcagTATGCAGCCTGAGGTCAGCAGGGCTGACACACccccagggcctggggcaggtGCCAGCCCTGGCTCCCCAGTACCACTCACTGATGGGGCTGGTGCCAGCCCTGACCCCCCAGTACCACTCACTGATGGGGCTGGTGCCAGCCCTGACCCCCCAGTACCGCTCACTGATGGGGCTGgtgccagccctggccccaTGGCACCATTGACCCCAGAGGAGGCCAGGTCCAGCCCCATGGCTCTGCTGACCCTGGAGGCGGCTGGATCTGGCCCCATGGTACCACTGACCCCCAAGGAGGCCAGAACCAGCCCTACAGCATCAATGACCCCCATGGAGACTGGGTCTGTCCCTGCGGCACTGCTGACCCTTGAGGAGGCCAGGTCCAATTCCACAGCACCACTGACCCTGGGGGAGGTGCGCATGCTGGTGGAGCTCTTCTACCTGCCCTACCATCATGGGCCACTGGCGCAGCATCTCCTGGAGCACTTTCGGTGGCTCCGAGCAAACAGCCTCAGTGTGGGGGTCCCAGCCACGGCACCCGATGCCGGCGAG GGCACACAGTGGCGCAGCCGAGCCCAGTCcttccagctgctctgtgctcagACATGCCGCCTGCACAGCCGCTTCGTCAGCAGCGCCGGACGGGCACTGCTCTACGACCTCCACCCCTACCTCTGGGACATCCGCAAcatgctgctggctgccagtgCCTTCATCCTCTGGCTGG ATGGCCACCTCCTCTGCGACCCTGACCCCAAGGGCACCTGGGGAAGCTGCTTTGGCT ggTGCCAGAGCATCACTGCCCCGATCCTGCTGGGGGGAGACGCTGAGCCCTGGGCACGTCGTGGGGGCCTCTTTGGAGAATTCCAG GCACTGCTGCCTGTGGGGAACAGCTGTGACCTCTTCTACCACCCACCTCCGCTCTTCCCATCCAGCCAGCTGTACCTCCTGCGCCCGCTGCTGCCCCTGGACAAG GGAGAGCTTTACCGAATGTGCCAGGAGAGTTTGGACTGTGACCCCAAAGTCGCGGAGATCCTCGCAGCCCACCCTGATCTCCTCGGTGACAG gctgctgggcagcttCCTGAGCCTGAGCCCCGAGTACACATTTGTGCTGGAGGATGAGGGTGGTCCATGTGGCTATGCAGCCGGAGCACTCTGCGCCGAAGGCTTCCTGCAACAGCGAGACAGCAGCTGGCTGCCAGCCATACGGCACAAATACCCCCGAGACCTGGGCACAGGTGCCCCGGTTCTGGGACAG GATGCCCTGGAAGAAGCGCTGCTCTTCTTCCACACAGAGCCAccagctgtgcccctgcctgtgctgcgGCGCTTCCCCTCCCTGGTGCAGCTGGGCACAGCCCCCCGTGTGCTGGATGTGGGGGCCAGTCGCAGCCTGGCTATCTGCCTGCTGAGTGCACTCAGGGCCAACG GGTCGCGGGGAGTGTTTTGCGAGGTCAGTGCCGCTGACCGGCAGCAGCTGAGCTTCTACAGCAAGCTGGGCTTTGTCGCCCTGCCAGTGGCCTGGGGCAGCTCTCCTGGTGCGCGGCTCCTGGGACGTCTCCTCTGA